A single window of Acetohalobium arabaticum DSM 5501 DNA harbors:
- a CDS encoding ZIP family metal transporter — translation MSSLVKVIIYSSLAGSAILIGGYLGTKDISDRLLSAMLSFGAGILISVISFSLIPEAYREAGVLGSSVSFLLGGIFFLIIDSYIEYRLNSGFGIAIGTALDDLPEAISMGVGFATKSGGLGIVLAISIFLHNIPEGFLTTEEMVNVGQIDKKFAYLIAGSIALINPMGAIIGFEFLVGLSEFWLGSIMAFAGGAILYMIVDEMIPRAVKVGSKVEVLGILLGFLVSFLLGETFMSTPLSF, via the coding sequence ATGAGTAGTTTAGTTAAAGTAATTATTTATAGTTCTTTAGCTGGTAGTGCTATTTTAATTGGCGGTTATTTAGGTACTAAGGATATATCAGATCGACTGTTATCGGCCATGCTTTCTTTTGGAGCCGGAATCTTAATTTCAGTTATCTCTTTTTCGTTGATTCCAGAAGCTTATCGAGAAGCTGGAGTCTTAGGCAGTTCGGTTAGTTTTTTATTAGGCGGAATCTTCTTTTTAATAATTGATAGCTATATAGAGTATAGACTTAATTCAGGTTTTGGAATTGCCATAGGTACTGCATTAGATGATCTTCCTGAAGCTATCAGTATGGGAGTCGGTTTTGCTACTAAAAGCGGTGGGTTAGGAATAGTATTGGCGATTTCAATCTTTCTGCATAATATTCCGGAAGGATTTTTGACTACTGAAGAGATGGTGAATGTAGGACAGATAGATAAAAAGTTTGCTTATTTAATTGCCGGCAGTATTGCGTTAATTAATCCTATGGGAGCTATAATTGGTTTTGAATTCTTGGTTGGTTTATCAGAGTTCTGGTTAGGATCAATAATGGCATTTGCTGGAGGAGCAATTCTGTATATGATTGTTGATGAGATGATTCCTAGAGCTGTTAAAGTAGGGAGCAAAGTTGAAGTGCTCGGAATTCTGCTTGGATTCTTGGTCAGTTTTTTATTAGGAGAAACCTTTATGTCTACACCGCTCAGTTTTTAA